A portion of the Aphelocoma coerulescens isolate FSJ_1873_10779 chromosome 1, UR_Acoe_1.0, whole genome shotgun sequence genome contains these proteins:
- the LOC138117572 gene encoding olfactory receptor 52I2-like, which translates to MASDPFNSSSSTFILVGVPGLEAFPTCLGILFCSAYVLAVVGNGAVLLVLELDKALQAPIHRFLGMLAVIDVVMVTSVVPKMLSVFWLDSAEIGYVACFVQMFLVHSTTAEESGVLLAMAVDRYIAICHPLRYHAILNGRTIAQMGLAIVLRAVLLMVPLMGLVTSLPYCGSRVVPHSYCEHMAVASLACADPWPSSLYSVAGSSLIVGMDMAFIAVSYGMILKAVLGKESCWKALSTCGCHLCVVLLFYILGIVSVYSQQFGSAVSERTRVLLADLYLTLPTTLNPLVYSMRTRQIRRALLKMLFPRKVCA; encoded by the coding sequence ATGGCTTCTGATCCCTTCAACAGCAGCTCCTCCACCTTCATCCTGGTGGGTGTCCCAGGCCTGGAAGCTTTCCCCACCTGCCTGGGCATCCTTTTCTGCTCCGCCTATGTCCTCGCTGTGGTAGGAAATGGGGCAGTTTTGCTGGTCCTTGAGCTGGACAAGGCCCTGCAGGCACCCATCCATCGCTTCCTGGGCATGCTGGCGGTCATCGATGTGGTCATGGTGACATCTGTGGTCCCCAAGATGCTGAGCGTGTTCTGGCTGGACTCTGCTGAGATTGGCTACGTGGCCTGTTTTGTGCAGATGTTCCTTGTTCACTCCACAACAGCTGAGGAGTCAGGAGTGCTCCTGGCCATGGCTGTTGACCGCTACATTGCCATCTGTCACCCTCTCAGGTACCATGCCATCCTGAATGGCCGAACTATTGCCCAGATGGGCCTGGCCATCGTGCTGAGAGCTGTCCTTCTCATGGTGCCCCTGATGGGGCTGGTGACGTCCCTGCCCTACTGCGGCTCCCGCGTGGTGCCCCACTCGTACTGCGAGCACATGGCCGTGGCCAGCCTGGCCTGCGCTGACCCCTGGCCCAGCAGCCTCTACAGCGTGGCCGGGTCCTCCCTGATAGTGGGGATGGACATGGCTTTCATTGCTGTGTCCTATGGGATGATCCTGAAAGCTGTCCTGGGGAAGGAGTCCTGCTGGAAGGCCCTGAGCACCTGCGGGTGCCATCTCTGCGTGGTGCTGCTGTTTTACATCCTTGGGATCGTGTCTGTTTATTCCCAGCAGTTCGGCAGCGCCGTGTCCGAGCGCACGCGGGTCCTGCTGGCCGATCTGTACCTGACCCTGCCCACCACGCTCAACCCCCTGGTGTACAGCATGAGGACCAGGCAGATCCGCCGGGCTCTGCTCAAAATGCTCTTTCCCAGGAAGGTTTGTGCCTGA